The Vitis riparia cultivar Riparia Gloire de Montpellier isolate 1030 chromosome 3, EGFV_Vit.rip_1.0, whole genome shotgun sequence genome segment aaaacatcaaaggaaaagatattcaatattttaaattttacttttgatattctttagatcaataaattatcaaatatctttttcagaaaaaagaaaaatgaagaaaatgaagagttttatggaagggattggaaaattttttgtaataaaaggattttatagaaatttcctaaccttgaaaggaaaatttcatcatcaatctcaaattacttcaaaatttggtcaatgcatataaaaacaataagaaaagaagacaaaaataaaacaaatttttagaatccttttgagggagatgacaatattgagaataattttctcaaaaattattttccaaatattaccaaccaatatcttcatcacaacatattataatattcttagaaaataaacaaattaaaggaaatttcatagaaaatcaaaagaaaattataaaataactttttcaaaaaaaaaagttttatggaaggaaaatttatgtaataaaaggattttatagaaattttttaaccttgaaagggaaatttcatcatcaatctcaaattactctaaattttggtgaacgcatataaaaacaataagaaaagaaggtaaaaataaaaaacaaaaaacatattttaagaattaaaaaaataatatgaataggacaagatgagatattaaccataataccatgtaaaagaattaaaaaaaaaaatcaaaatatgagatttgataatttttataatcataaaaattttcattcctatttaaattttaaaaaacaattcatttacattaataaatagaaaataaaattaatttatcattgtTAATTCCAACATTCTAAACCAACTCCAACATGATAtggaaactatttcatttttccatttgtgggagatgacaatattgagaataattttctaaaaaattatttttcaaatatcacctatacatatcctcatcacaatatactataatattcctagaaaacaaacagaaaatctcatcaaaagaaatttcttataagatcaaaagaaaatttcatactaTAAAATGTTTATCCCTCATTTTGagtataaaagatattaaaaaatcattcatttatcttattttcattcgttttggggtttatggatttaacaatgaaacaaaagatatggtggaatattaaaactaatttttactttcctgcaactcaataaaaaaaacactatttacacAATCTACATTACAAATATACCAAATCAATGAATGTAAATAAGTTGTGTTAATAAAGATTttggcattaataaaaaaaaaagaaaaaaaaatgatagatctaagagattttgggttacctgagaGTCCACAAAGTAGAGAAGAACAGTTGTGTGTGAATTATGGGTGTGAGAAGAGAGGTAGAAGAAAGTTATGATTATgggttatggaatgagatttttttggattgtgggaatgtggaaacaatgagttttttttatatatatactataattattctcaaagtgggcccatttagttataatattttaaaatttttattttatatggtgtcacttttttaaaattgacactaaacttaaaattaatatcatctatcctaattaaaatattttatatgatgtgtctgtcacctttatgaattttaagtcatatggtgtcattattttaaaagtgacaccataaatagtgacaccataaattatttttgttgtagtgattatacatatattataaagtaggtaaatcatcattttaatattaaatttatttttaattttgataaattattattttagtattaaatgaatttttaaataccacctattattataaaatgttacaaattaCATAATTCATATATCAGTTTCTTCATatatcaataatatatatatatatatatattattacttCTTATATTAGTTTTAAGaagtttttcaatattttcatgaattttgatatatttttattctatctatagatatatttgtaaaatcaagTTATGGATATATCTgtcaaaattgatatttttatccttaatttggATAACCCTCTAATTTGATGTTTATTAATCATCTATGCTTGACTGCAATCCTCTCCTTCACCTAAAGCTAACCCTACTGTCATGGACCTTTGCCTTACGATGAAATCACAATATATCGATCAAGCTCATTGAATTAGCCTTATTATCAGGTCCATTTCTATATTGTGTGTTTGTAGATCACAGTGATTggatttttggttttatttttcttatgtgtaattttttttttcctcttatgtTTATTTTGCTTGGTCAATATGATTATTGAATGATCTTACAACATTTTTGTGGATTTGCTCGACCTGACCTGAtagaagtttaaaaaaaattcatgaagtcaaaaattcatttttcataaggAATTAAGCTATTGGCTTGTTATCTAAAACTACTTAAATTTTGTTTAGGAGTGttcttatttgaaatatttttcttgaagCGTTTTTAGGAGGATTACCTATCAAGTACTTCTCCATATGCTTATTCctttaaaatcactttttatatatgttaaaaacgctttctaatgcacaattttgtttttagttataTCAATTATTTATGTAACAcccaagtttttatttttaggggtaatttaggaaattattaatttaataattaaattaattaattaattaatttaataaaaaggaagaggggtgaaaaggtaattttacaaataaataccctaggtataaattaaaattctgtTCTTCCCGTTCTTTTCTGAATCACTTTTCTGTTCGTAGAGAGTTCTTGAGAACGTAAAATTGGAGTCGGATTTCAgggtttgaagaacagatctctataggtaagattctaactcctagattaatattttagattcattagttaattttttttaagcacATTAGATatgttttttggaaaacccaaatctagattagggttaatttattatttttttaaattcgttttaatatcaaatagtgaaaatttaagattttgatttattgttggaattggggagatcttaagtttttttttagaaaaaaaaaagattcctgtgaagatttcgatttagattagggttaatttattatttttttaattcgttttaatatcaaatagtgaaaaattaagattttgatttattgttgaaatttgggagatcttaagtttttgttaacaaaaaaaaaaaaaaaaaaaaaaagacgcgTGTGCACTGGTTGCATGCGTGTGGGAATTGtgcatctaattttttttttttgtaaggattTCATGGTTGAAATTTAGTTGGTGGATTTTCACATACTCTATGATTAGACTTTGATGGATACTTGGGtatgtaatatttaatagtagcAGGACTCCGTATTGTTAGACTTTGATGGGTACTTGAGTACTGAGtactatattatttaataatgacATGActttgtgttattagaaacaaattgagaatttagtaatttatttaaataatgaatagattagttaaattatagataaatagtaatagttatttcctcttatattttgttaggtgaagagtagattttcaggattattttctctccaaagtttttgaggacttcttttgaggtaagggaaattaatgcagttgttaaatttttttgaaacaatttttttttatatatatatacattatttgaaaatgtttgagtTATATttcgttttatgcatggatcaaacttattttgcatgaaaagtatgttagaattttatattttgtttttgacaaataaatgtggagatattatatgttgtaaatttgaataaatgaaataaatatttgactctggtttgtttggcccttgtcaatgggatataatagttgacttttgatCATTGTCAAtgagatataatagttgacctttacatttcttggtggggaatgtaattgatttgaaccttAGCCTCTAAGGGTTTTGGTTAGAGGTTattagtactagtagtgtttggttctatccaccttaaaggaataatttgaggctagccacccatttgaaaagtcccacctaaccagacaccctttgatgtttgatgaccagagtaaataaattattggaattttttgattgaatttgatattaaaatgtttgaatcagaaataaatgcatacggttagaaattttgaatgtattggcaaaaaaaaaaaaaaaaaaaaactcacaagtttatgaaaatgattgattacaatatctcctattttgcaagtgaatttgaaatatttgatcaatggactgcattaatgttccttattgggctgtgagctcattcctatttgttgactactttttaggtacccttagttcaggtgaggagtgatggctaggctgaggaatggtatcattaggatttgacttaggattttatgttagattttgtttaactgttagttacgtttatttggatcttttggtatttggaagctatttggatattgatcctttaaattttatattagttcaaagttgagttttagagattttgaaatttgttttaatacttgaattgtttaagtttgcaaatatttggacaatggattttggatagtgaaTGTTTTCGTTTTGAAATTgagttttgaggattttagattttgttcttcTACTCTGaataggtatttggtaattagtAACTTCtgattacaagataattgtttgggttaGGTTGCAttgtaagccttcgggtttgaagtgtgaaatgaccgtcatgcccttggagtgggtcttggggcatgACAATTTAATTGATAGACTATGTTGAATTAGGctgaaaaaaaaccaaattcgGAGTAATATGCTAAAAGAGTAATAGAAACTGCACTTGTGGAGGCTTCAACAAGAACAAAACATGGAGTAGTAGTAGTAAAACCATCGAGACCCCAAGAGCATCAATTTTCAGTTACTTAGCTAGAGAGACAAATAGAGAGAGCATTTAACTTATTCGACCCCATGAATGCATTGCATACTTAGCTACTAATATGGGCGCTGCCCTATCACATTACCAGCAAGATAATAGTTGCAGGTGATGAAAACCGAGCCATTCACGCATGGCACCCTCGCACACCCCACACTAGTCGTTGTGTTCCAGACTAGTTGAGTGTAATGCCCACAAACCCGCCCCATCATACATGTGTTGGTGTCGTAGTTGTAGTACTGCCTCTCGGCAGCCCATGCGTTTACAGCATCCCGGGCGCTGTAGTTGTTCGGTGTACCAATAAACAAGTTTTCCCCGTAATCTGGAGCGCCAGACAGCCAAAGTAGGCAGTCCGAACTCCGGTTATTCGCATATGACTGGGCATACTCCTGCAGAGTGGTGTTCCAAACCAGACATGGCAGCCCCACCGTGCCCCTCACGTCGTTGTGCGCGTTCACAAAGTCGTCCGGCGAGTTCTGAGCTAGGAAAACGCTTGGTAGCATGAGGAAGACGCAAGCAATGACCAGGGTTTCCAGTACTGATGAGTCCATTGCCTCTGCGCTTTGCTCTAGGCTGCTGGTTCTGGACACTTGGCTACAATgctacacacacacacatatatacaGTGAGACTACCTCTCTCCATTCAAATCAATTAACCTATAGAT includes the following:
- the LOC117911755 gene encoding pathogenesis-related protein PRB1-2-like, coding for MDSSVLETLVIACVFLMLPSVFLAQNSPDDFVNAHNDVRGTVGLPCLVWNTTLQEYAQSYANNRSSDCLLWLSGAPDYGENLFIGTPNNYSARDAVNAWAAERQYYNYDTNTCMMGRVCGHYTQLVWNTTTSVGCARVPCVNGSVFITCNYYLAGNVIGQRPY